From Paenibacillus sp. PK3_47, the proteins below share one genomic window:
- a CDS encoding diguanylate cyclase produces the protein MSDQEACGRKDSRMLLKENMQSGGVISDPAAWLRETDLVSHDFPYVAQLIAESYDEWRRLSVPPFAESWDWGVLNFEGKWIESIYNGSNGESSWKMQWAEASGLSLLSREVCTAREQVNGETVMLLTLPVFTRGQGEIFALLGCAMTAEQYDQGGRYTAEAMAMHYQTCFYHRFEHLFVSDLAGVHQHAERESSRRSLLFQIVQRMHDNIDVDAVLTEVIESISAMYPAARLELFMSQDHRSTHPKVKPLPLRWKKDDVRGRAFKEGTLALDFGGESCSHVEIGLPLGGKQGVYGVFHMVMDKPAFTEVDQRFLGMVADTAGTAFENAKLYERSNQLIRELRMSNELTQRLNQSLRLGDIFQYAFEELLEMFAADYCCILHMNEEKGGLEAIACNYHPLRNEMISTGDGIGGKVYSTGEPVILSDYSAAGGPPSRLMDATSSQSMIATPLNVGGEVRGAIILTHREAHYFSYDSFRLLQAMAGHIGLAVGNARLHAEVRYLANRDSLTGLYARHYLDEEIKERQTKDFCGSLIVVDIDQFKLVNDTYGHQKGDKILKQVSEIVKTSIRQGDIAARWGGEELAVYLPQLGVQQAVFVAERIRKRVMGETEPRVTVSCGIAEWSWTDDRVSVESLFYRADMALYEAKNNGRNQVVIDKRTDNAKNPLA, from the coding sequence ATGTCAGATCAGGAAGCATGTGGTCGTAAAGACAGTCGCATGCTGCTAAAGGAGAACATGCAGTCCGGTGGCGTGATAAGCGACCCCGCAGCATGGCTTAGGGAAACGGATCTTGTGTCCCATGATTTCCCTTACGTAGCCCAATTGATTGCAGAAAGCTATGATGAATGGCGCAGACTTTCTGTCCCCCCCTTCGCGGAATCCTGGGACTGGGGTGTTTTGAATTTTGAAGGCAAATGGATTGAATCTATATATAACGGCAGTAACGGGGAGAGCAGCTGGAAAATGCAATGGGCAGAGGCTTCCGGACTAAGCCTGCTCTCCCGTGAAGTCTGCACCGCGCGTGAACAGGTGAACGGGGAAACGGTAATGCTTCTAACACTGCCGGTATTTACAAGAGGCCAGGGAGAAATCTTTGCCCTGCTCGGCTGCGCGATGACCGCTGAACAATATGATCAGGGAGGACGGTATACGGCCGAAGCGATGGCTATGCATTACCAGACCTGTTTTTACCACAGATTTGAGCATCTGTTTGTGTCTGATCTGGCCGGAGTGCACCAGCATGCCGAGCGGGAGAGCAGCAGGCGTTCCCTGCTGTTCCAGATTGTCCAGCGGATGCATGACAACATAGATGTGGATGCTGTGCTTACTGAAGTGATTGAGAGCATCTCGGCTATGTATCCGGCAGCACGGCTTGAGCTTTTTATGTCACAGGATCACCGCAGCACCCACCCCAAGGTCAAGCCGCTGCCGCTGCGCTGGAAGAAGGATGACGTACGCGGAAGGGCTTTTAAGGAAGGGACCCTTGCCCTTGATTTCGGGGGGGAGAGCTGCTCCCATGTTGAAATCGGGCTTCCGCTCGGAGGAAAGCAGGGGGTATACGGTGTTTTTCATATGGTAATGGACAAGCCCGCGTTTACTGAAGTGGACCAGCGGTTTCTGGGTATGGTTGCAGATACGGCGGGGACAGCTTTTGAGAATGCCAAGCTCTATGAACGTTCCAACCAGCTGATCCGTGAGCTGCGCATGAGCAATGAGCTGACCCAGCGGCTGAATCAGAGCCTGCGGCTCGGCGATATTTTTCAATATGCGTTTGAAGAGTTGCTGGAGATGTTTGCCGCCGACTACTGCTGCATCCTGCATATGAATGAAGAGAAGGGCGGACTTGAGGCTATCGCCTGCAATTACCACCCTCTGCGGAATGAAATGATCTCAACGGGGGACGGCATCGGCGGCAAAGTCTACAGTACAGGCGAACCGGTCATTCTGTCGGACTATTCGGCAGCAGGGGGGCCACCCTCCAGGCTAATGGATGCGACCTCCTCACAGTCAATGATTGCCACACCGCTGAATGTGGGCGGGGAAGTGCGCGGGGCGATTATACTTACGCACAGGGAAGCCCATTATTTCTCCTATGACAGCTTCAGGCTGCTGCAGGCAATGGCAGGGCATATCGGACTTGCCGTAGGCAATGCCAGACTGCATGCAGAGGTGCGGTATCTGGCCAACCGTGACAGCCTGACAGGGCTGTATGCGCGTCATTACCTTGATGAAGAGATTAAGGAAAGACAGACCAAGGACTTCTGCGGCTCGCTGATTGTGGTAGACATTGATCAGTTCAAGCTGGTCAACGACACCTACGGCCACCAGAAAGGCGACAAAATCCTGAAGCAGGTCAGCGAGATTGTAAAAACCTCGATCCGCCAGGGGGATATCGCTGCAAGATGGGGCGGCGAAGAGCTCGCGGTGTATCTGCCCCAGCTTGGAGTGCAGCAGGCTGTTTTTGTAGCTGAACGGATCCGCAAGCGGGTGATGGGGGAGACGGAACCCCGGGTTACCGTATCCTGCGGGATCGCGGAATGGAGCTGGACGGATGACCGTGTGAGCGTGGAATCCCTCTTTTACCGGGCCGATATGGCGCTCTATGAAGCGAAGAACAACGGCCGCAACCAGGTCGTCATTGACAAAAGAACAGATAATGCGAAGAATCCTTTGGCTTAG
- a CDS encoding aminopeptidase: MKDPRIQKLAENLVGYSVNVQPGENVLVEMIGSERDLIKAVVEEVGKAGGRAFVQLTDRTVLRSMLKYATPESLTTWAEIDLNRMKQMDCYIGIRAGENVNDLADVPEENMKLYNSLYSHPVHSEQRVKHTKWVVLRYPNASMAQLANTTTEAFEDFYFEVCNLDYAKMDRAQDALADLMRRTDKVRISGPGTELSFSIKGIGAEKCSGQKNIPDGEVYSAPVRDSVNGTISYNAATLYNGITFENVKFKFENGKIVEATSNDTARLNEILDSDDGARHIGEFAIGFNPYILHPMKDILFDEKIAGSLHFTPGQAYDVTDNGNRSSIHWDLVLIQRPEYGGGEIYFDDVLIRKDGIFVLPELEGLNPENLK; encoded by the coding sequence ATGAAGGACCCAAGAATCCAGAAGCTGGCGGAAAACCTTGTCGGTTATTCCGTTAATGTGCAGCCGGGCGAGAACGTGCTCGTCGAAATGATCGGCAGCGAAAGAGATTTAATCAAAGCGGTTGTAGAGGAAGTCGGCAAGGCCGGAGGACGTGCATTCGTGCAGCTCACCGACCGTACGGTTCTGCGCAGCATGCTCAAATATGCCACTCCTGAGAGCCTGACCACATGGGCGGAAATCGACCTGAACCGGATGAAGCAGATGGACTGCTATATCGGCATCCGTGCCGGGGAGAATGTCAACGATCTGGCTGATGTGCCGGAAGAGAACATGAAGCTCTACAATTCCCTTTATTCGCATCCGGTACATAGTGAACAGCGCGTAAAGCATACGAAATGGGTGGTGCTGCGCTATCCGAATGCAAGTATGGCCCAGCTGGCCAATACGACAACAGAAGCGTTTGAAGACTTTTACTTCGAGGTCTGCAATCTGGATTACGCCAAAATGGACAGAGCCCAGGATGCACTCGCTGATCTTATGCGCAGAACGGATAAGGTCCGCATTTCAGGTCCGGGAACCGAGCTGTCCTTCTCCATTAAAGGAATCGGTGCCGAGAAATGCTCCGGCCAAAAAAATATTCCGGACGGCGAAGTATACAGTGCTCCGGTCCGCGATTCCGTAAACGGTACAATCAGCTACAATGCAGCGACACTGTATAACGGAATAACCTTCGAGAACGTGAAGTTCAAATTCGAGAACGGCAAAATTGTGGAAGCGACCAGCAATGACACCGCACGCCTGAACGAGATTCTGGATTCCGACGACGGTGCGCGCCACATCGGGGAATTTGCAATCGGCTTTAACCCGTATATCCTGCATCCGATGAAGGACATCCTGTTCGACGAGAAAATTGCCGGGAGCCTGCACTTTACTCCGGGACAGGCATATGATGTTACAGACAACGGCAACCGCTCCTCGATCCACTGGGATCTGGTGCTGATCCAGCGTCCGGAATACGGCGGCGGAGAGATTTATTTTGATGATGTACTGATCCGTAAGGACGGAATCTTTGTTCTGCCGGAACTTGAAGGTCTGAATCCGGAAAATCTGAAATAA
- a CDS encoding HPr family phosphocarrier protein, which produces MSSNNAAIVDIAQTAGRFNSSIVLQADNKYIDVKSILGLFTTLVSSQSYELHVHGTDAEEAKKAMSEVFSKHGLNFTVVAE; this is translated from the coding sequence ATGTCCAGTAACAATGCGGCAATCGTCGATATTGCCCAAACAGCAGGCCGGTTCAATTCATCAATCGTTCTTCAGGCGGACAACAAGTACATTGATGTTAAGAGTATCCTTGGATTGTTCACTACACTGGTTTCCAGCCAAAGCTACGAGCTTCATGTTCACGGCACGGATGCTGAAGAAGCCAAGAAGGCAATGAGCGAAGTATTTTCCAAACACGGCTTGAATTTTACAGTTGTTGCAGAGTAA
- a CDS encoding YlaN family protein, whose product MTSSDLQEQLNQKAITLLQEDADKIQKLIEVQMENLATRYCPLYEEVLDTQMYGFSREVDFAVRAGLVPETTGKTVLSELERNLAVLYEALNKKAEEREM is encoded by the coding sequence ATGACTTCATCGGATTTGCAGGAACAGCTTAACCAAAAAGCGATCACTCTTCTACAAGAAGATGCCGATAAAATTCAGAAGCTCATCGAAGTACAGATGGAGAACCTGGCGACTCGTTACTGCCCTCTCTATGAGGAAGTGCTCGATACCCAGATGTACGGCTTCTCCAGAGAAGTCGATTTTGCAGTCAGAGCGGGACTCGTTCCGGAAACCACCGGCAAGACGGTGCTGAGCGAGCTGGAACGCAATTTGGCTGTACTCTATGAAGCTCTGAACAAGAAAGCGGAAGAGCGCGAGATGTAA
- the cax gene encoding calcium/proton exchanger has protein sequence MKKWISPALLVTTFLLSAIAHYAAWDHTLQFVLSAVAVIFVAGFLGRATESVAHYAGQRLGGFLNATFGNAAELIIAFFLVKEGLFDMVKASLTGSIIGNLLLVLGLSIFAGGLKFKVQNFNVTLAGLNGSLMIVAVIALFVPAMFFNTHSITEQDTEVLSLVVAGLLIASYIAWLIFSMITHKKYLADVTDDNAEELPNEHPPVWSRNKSILYLILATVMVAFVSEWLVGTLETLTERFGFSELFVGAFLVAIIGNAAEHSAAIMLAMKNKIGAAVEIAVGSSLQIALFVAPVLIFASYFMGNTMDIVFTIIEIVAIAVSVFIAKSIIQDGQTNWYEGLLLLAVYLILGVSFFLV, from the coding sequence ATGAAAAAATGGATTTCTCCAGCGCTTCTGGTCACCACTTTTCTGCTTAGCGCTATCGCCCACTATGCAGCCTGGGACCACACGCTTCAATTCGTGCTGTCGGCTGTCGCCGTCATCTTTGTAGCCGGTTTTCTCGGCCGGGCGACAGAGAGTGTAGCCCACTATGCCGGCCAGAGACTGGGCGGCTTTCTTAATGCCACCTTCGGCAATGCAGCGGAGCTGATTATCGCCTTCTTCCTGGTGAAGGAAGGGCTGTTCGACATGGTCAAAGCCAGCCTCACCGGCTCCATTATCGGCAATCTGCTGCTCGTCCTCGGTCTGAGTATTTTTGCCGGCGGCCTGAAATTCAAGGTTCAGAACTTCAACGTGACACTCGCCGGGCTGAACGGTTCACTGATGATTGTTGCCGTGATCGCTCTTTTTGTACCGGCAATGTTCTTCAACACCCATTCCATTACGGAGCAGGACACAGAAGTATTGAGTCTAGTCGTTGCAGGACTGCTGATAGCCTCCTACATAGCCTGGCTGATCTTCTCCATGATTACACACAAAAAATACCTGGCCGATGTCACGGATGACAACGCCGAGGAACTGCCTAATGAACATCCTCCCGTCTGGTCCCGGAACAAATCGATTCTGTATCTGATTCTGGCCACAGTTATGGTCGCCTTTGTCAGTGAGTGGCTGGTCGGCACGCTGGAAACACTGACCGAACGCTTCGGATTCAGCGAACTGTTTGTCGGCGCCTTCCTGGTAGCGATCATCGGTAACGCTGCTGAACACAGCGCTGCAATCATGCTGGCTATGAAGAACAAGATCGGCGCAGCCGTAGAAATTGCGGTAGGAAGCAGTCTGCAGATCGCACTGTTTGTCGCCCCGGTACTGATTTTTGCCAGCTACTTTATGGGCAACACGATGGATATCGTCTTTACAATTATTGAAATCGTCGCTATAGCTGTTTCAGTATTCATTGCCAAATCGATCATACAGGACGGACAGACCAACTGGTACGAGGGACTTTTACTGCTCGCCGTATATTTGATTTTGGGTGTCTCCTTTTTCCTCGTCTAA
- a CDS encoding Asp23/Gls24 family envelope stress response protein → MAEQLQLEMGNIRISNDVVSKIAGLAALETPGIAAMSGGLSEGWAKRLSGKNVQKGVTVEVGQLEAAVDLRIIVLYETPIHEVCRMLQQNVREAVESMTGLHIVEVNVKVEGVAFKNDEIS, encoded by the coding sequence ATGGCAGAACAACTTCAACTTGAAATGGGAAATATACGGATATCGAATGACGTCGTCTCCAAGATTGCCGGATTGGCAGCCCTGGAGACTCCGGGTATTGCAGCCATGTCAGGCGGCTTGTCAGAAGGCTGGGCGAAGCGCCTAAGCGGCAAGAACGTGCAGAAGGGCGTTACCGTTGAAGTGGGACAGCTGGAAGCTGCAGTGGATTTGCGGATTATCGTTCTTTATGAGACCCCGATCCACGAGGTGTGCCGGATGCTTCAGCAGAATGTACGCGAGGCTGTGGAGAGCATGACAGGCCTTCACATTGTAGAAGTGAATGTCAAAGTGGAAGGCGTTGCCTTCAAGAATGACGAGATTTCCTAA
- the ftsW gene encoding putative lipid II flippase FtsW — translation MSAAKGKTTKKVSLPKRGTPDFQLLILTLLLVGFGLVMVFSSSSSLTLANEKFGNDPLYFVKKQVIWVALGTFVMFTVMNIHYSKFKKWYAPIFLLTLILLLIVASAERINGARSWLSIGKLGIQPTELAKISIILYLAALITKKGERLRDLRTGYIPVMVIVGIVAGLIMMQPDLGSCLILVATSGLVIYAGGASMKHILASIALLVLGVGIVLGAKTAIDSLSPSAGEVVVQEDYRKGRISAFLDPFEDAQGDGYNIVQSLTALGEGGTGGSGFGQSVQKLHYLPYPYTDFIFAVIGEEFGFIGTSIFLLLYLYFIWRGILIALRCTDPFGTLVGIGIMGLIAIQAFVNIGGVTKTIPLTGVTLPFISYGGSSLLVTMLCMGIMLSISRETGKPAKEEVTKSVTTVRRRTR, via the coding sequence TTGAGTGCCGCGAAGGGAAAGACAACCAAAAAAGTCAGCCTGCCCAAAAGAGGAACGCCCGATTTCCAGCTGCTGATCCTTACTTTGCTGCTTGTCGGCTTCGGACTGGTGATGGTGTTCAGTTCCAGCTCCAGCCTGACGCTTGCCAACGAAAAGTTTGGAAATGATCCCTTATATTTTGTGAAGAAACAGGTAATCTGGGTCGCCCTGGGAACCTTTGTGATGTTCACCGTAATGAATATTCATTACAGCAAATTCAAGAAATGGTATGCGCCGATCTTTCTCCTTACTTTGATACTTCTGCTGATCGTAGCTTCTGCAGAGCGGATTAACGGTGCACGAAGCTGGCTGAGCATCGGTAAGCTGGGGATTCAGCCTACCGAGCTGGCCAAAATCTCGATCATCCTCTATCTGGCTGCCCTGATTACCAAAAAAGGCGAACGGCTGAGAGATTTGCGGACAGGATACATACCGGTGATGGTTATTGTCGGAATTGTAGCCGGACTGATCATGATGCAGCCGGATCTCGGCTCCTGCCTCATCCTGGTAGCGACAAGCGGGCTTGTCATTTATGCGGGCGGTGCCAGCATGAAGCATATTCTGGCTTCAATTGCGCTGCTTGTTCTGGGTGTCGGCATTGTCCTGGGAGCCAAGACAGCCATTGACTCCCTGTCACCATCTGCCGGGGAAGTCGTTGTCCAGGAGGATTACCGTAAAGGCCGTATATCAGCCTTTCTGGATCCGTTTGAAGATGCCCAGGGTGACGGGTACAACATTGTCCAGTCACTGACTGCCCTGGGTGAAGGAGGAACAGGCGGCTCCGGCTTTGGTCAAAGCGTGCAGAAGCTGCATTACCTGCCTTATCCGTATACAGACTTTATCTTTGCCGTGATCGGTGAAGAATTCGGCTTTATAGGAACCTCTATCTTTTTGCTGCTGTATCTGTATTTTATTTGGCGGGGCATTCTGATCGCACTGCGGTGTACCGATCCTTTCGGCACCCTGGTCGGCATAGGGATTATGGGGCTGATCGCCATTCAGGCCTTCGTCAATATCGGCGGGGTTACCAAAACCATCCCGTTAACAGGCGTTACACTGCCGTTCATCAGCTATGGCGGCTCTTCCCTCCTGGTAACCATGCTGTGTATGGGCATCATGCTCAGCATTTCCAGAGAGACCGGCAAGCCTGCCAAAGAGGAAGTGACAAAGTCAGTAACGACTGTAAGACGCCGTACCCGCTAA
- a CDS encoding YugN family protein, whose protein sequence is MIFENTGLVGLKSDLLYLDESAAKAGFIRWQWEYYRATYDCKIEDRQNGGEYFLRVNTRAVEGKLEKPDSILAIEAVYLGKATFPHGLEYESPVPQPVLDTAKRHILELKELLEA, encoded by the coding sequence ATGATTTTTGAGAACACCGGCCTTGTAGGCTTGAAAAGCGACCTTCTCTATCTGGACGAGAGCGCGGCCAAAGCAGGATTCATCCGCTGGCAATGGGAATATTACCGCGCCACTTACGACTGCAAAATCGAAGACAGGCAGAACGGCGGAGAGTATTTTCTGCGGGTCAACACGCGCGCTGTAGAGGGCAAGCTGGAGAAGCCGGATTCCATCCTTGCAATTGAAGCGGTATACCTCGGCAAAGCTACCTTTCCTCACGGCCTGGAGTATGAATCCCCGGTACCTCAGCCTGTGCTGGATACTGCCAAGAGGCATATACTTGAACTGAAGGAACTGCTGGAAGCTTGA
- a CDS encoding M20 family metallopeptidase: MEKLSFEQLLPEMVKWRRHLHRHPELSYQEKETSAFVAGKLAEFGIEVVRSSTGYGLTGILKGSQPGKTVVLRADMDALAITEENEHEYASQNKGVMHACGHDGHTAMLLAAASYYSSRRDELNGELRFLFQPAEEICPGGAQGMIAEGVLEGADAVYGLHLWTPMPVGTVGSAPGPLMASADEFFIDIIGKGGHGGMPHRTVDSIVAGAALVTQLQSIVSRSVDPLRPAVVSIGTIQGGTAQNIIADRCRITGTVRSFDEETRYLIRGRIEEMTASVTAAYGAEFKLDYLMGYPPLVNHEEEFMRFFRTAPEALGPQASVIMMEKLMPAEDFSYYVREIPGCFIFVGAGNPDKDAVYPHHHSRFDFDEDALLHGVKLLAAMADSCLNE, encoded by the coding sequence ATGGAGAAGCTATCATTTGAACAGCTGCTTCCGGAAATGGTGAAGTGGCGCCGCCATCTGCACCGTCATCCGGAGCTGTCTTACCAGGAGAAAGAGACATCGGCCTTTGTGGCGGGGAAGCTGGCGGAATTCGGGATCGAAGTGGTCAGAAGCAGCACCGGTTACGGACTGACCGGAATTCTTAAGGGCAGTCAGCCGGGCAAAACAGTGGTTTTGCGTGCCGACATGGACGCACTGGCCATTACGGAAGAAAATGAACACGAGTATGCTTCACAGAACAAAGGCGTTATGCACGCCTGCGGACATGACGGTCACACGGCGATGCTGCTCGCGGCAGCTTCATACTACAGCAGCCGGCGGGATGAGCTGAACGGTGAGCTGCGCTTCCTGTTCCAGCCTGCCGAGGAGATCTGTCCCGGCGGAGCACAGGGAATGATTGCCGAAGGCGTGCTGGAAGGAGCAGATGCCGTATACGGCCTGCATCTGTGGACTCCGATGCCGGTGGGTACAGTCGGAAGCGCTCCGGGCCCGCTGATGGCTTCTGCCGATGAATTCTTTATCGACATTATCGGTAAAGGCGGGCATGGGGGCATGCCTCACCGGACGGTTGACAGTATCGTGGCGGGGGCAGCGCTGGTAACCCAGCTTCAGAGCATTGTCAGCCGGTCCGTTGATCCGCTGCGGCCTGCTGTGGTCAGCATCGGCACGATTCAGGGCGGAACCGCGCAGAATATTATTGCCGACCGCTGCCGGATTACGGGGACAGTCCGGTCCTTTGACGAAGAGACCCGTTATCTGATCAGAGGCAGAATCGAAGAGATGACTGCCTCGGTAACCGCAGCTTACGGCGCCGAGTTCAAGCTGGATTATCTGATGGGCTATCCGCCGCTTGTGAACCATGAAGAGGAGTTTATGCGCTTTTTCCGGACAGCCCCGGAGGCGCTTGGACCGCAAGCGAGTGTAATTATGATGGAGAAGCTGATGCCGGCGGAGGATTTCTCTTATTATGTCAGAGAAATTCCGGGCTGCTTCATCTTTGTGGGCGCCGGCAATCCCGATAAGGATGCGGTATATCCGCATCACCACAGCCGGTTTGACTTTGATGAAGACGCCCTGCTTCATGGAGTGAAGCTGCTGGCAGCCATGGCGGATTCCTGCCTGAATGAATAA
- a CDS encoding CBS domain-containing protein, with protein sequence MKTVQEVMTAQPATVTLLDNIYEVAVLMRDHDTGFIPVVDADDGVTLIGVITDRDLVIRGYADKHSGSTAVERVMSREVISVSGDTSVDEAAELMASGRIRRLPVTRGKQLIGIVSLGDLAVKNIFADEAGEALSEISQRQLH encoded by the coding sequence TTGAAGACCGTTCAAGAAGTGATGACTGCACAGCCGGCTACCGTTACGCTGCTGGATAATATCTATGAGGTTGCCGTCTTAATGAGAGACCATGATACCGGGTTTATTCCCGTGGTCGATGCGGATGACGGCGTCACTTTAATCGGAGTGATCACAGACCGCGATCTTGTCATCCGGGGGTATGCGGACAAGCATTCCGGTTCCACCGCTGTGGAAAGGGTCATGAGCCGGGAGGTTATTTCTGTCAGCGGGGACACTTCGGTGGATGAAGCCGCTGAACTCATGGCTTCGGGCCGGATCCGCCGGCTGCCTGTAACCCGCGGCAAGCAGCTGATCGGCATCGTGTCGCTCGGTGATCTTGCCGTCAAGAACATCTTCGCTGATGAGGCAGGAGAAGCGCTGAGTGAAATATCGCAGCGGCAGCTGCATTGA
- a CDS encoding DNA repair helicase XPB has translation MSAQGACITRRDRTVLLECSHPGFDEARKELAGYAELVKSPPVYHTYRISPLSLWNAAAAGYTAERIVASLKNLSRWGIPAGLEDEIRGLLSRYGSLELHADAVNPQSIMLRTDKPGILDELEKLNTLTALGLQRSHSLESSFPAVQRGLLKQELTRLGYPVIDYAGYREGQVLDIAWKGDGQGEAGRSDASFRLRDYQQEAVRHYQGTGGSGGSGVVVLPCGAGKTVVGLAVLESLQCEALILTSNATSVEQWRSELLERTNLPASDVGKYTGDRREVRPVTIATYQMLTHRSSKDGPFLHMNLFNERNWGLIIYDEVHLLPAPVFRATADIQATRRLGLTATLVREDGREGDVFSLIGPKFYELPWKTLEDQGWIASVECVELIVPMAPGLRSKYIYAGGKEQFRLASGNPAKAEAAAQIVEAHAGASVLVIGQYLDQLEELAERLQAPLITGKTPQRERKERYAAFNEGRLRVLVVSKVANFAVNLPDASVAIEVSGAFGSRQEEAQRLGRILRPKPDENKAYFYTLVTGDSREQEFALRRRMFLTEQGYEYAVRMIERQEEEMA, from the coding sequence ATGAGCGCACAGGGAGCCTGTATTACCCGCAGAGACCGGACGGTTCTGCTGGAATGCAGCCATCCGGGGTTTGACGAGGCCAGAAAGGAGCTGGCGGGCTATGCCGAGCTGGTCAAAAGCCCGCCCGTCTACCACACCTACCGTATCTCACCCCTGTCACTATGGAATGCCGCAGCTGCCGGATATACGGCTGAGAGAATCGTTGCGAGCCTGAAAAACCTTTCCCGCTGGGGAATCCCCGCTGGACTGGAGGACGAGATCAGAGGTCTGCTCTCCAGGTACGGAAGCCTGGAGCTGCATGCAGACGCTGTGAATCCGCAGAGTATCATGCTCCGTACAGACAAGCCGGGCATTCTGGATGAACTGGAGAAGCTGAATACGCTGACTGCGCTGGGACTTCAGCGCAGCCATTCATTAGAGAGCAGCTTCCCTGCCGTGCAGCGGGGACTCCTGAAGCAGGAGCTGACAAGACTTGGTTATCCGGTTATCGACTATGCTGGCTACCGTGAAGGTCAGGTGCTGGACATTGCCTGGAAAGGAGACGGGCAGGGGGAGGCTGGCCGCTCTGACGCTTCATTTAGGCTCAGGGACTACCAGCAGGAGGCTGTCCGCCATTATCAGGGTACCGGCGGAAGCGGGGGCAGCGGTGTTGTGGTGCTGCCCTGCGGTGCAGGCAAAACCGTTGTAGGTCTTGCCGTTCTGGAAAGCCTGCAGTGCGAGGCCCTGATTCTCACCTCCAATGCAACCTCTGTAGAGCAGTGGCGGTCCGAACTGCTGGAGCGGACCAACCTGCCGGCATCCGATGTCGGGAAGTACACCGGTGACCGGAGGGAAGTGCGGCCGGTAACTATAGCAACCTATCAGATGCTGACTCACCGCAGTTCAAAGGATGGTCCGTTCCTGCATATGAACCTGTTCAATGAGCGGAACTGGGGACTGATTATTTATGATGAGGTTCATCTGCTTCCGGCCCCTGTATTCCGGGCGACAGCGGATATCCAGGCCACCCGCCGGCTGGGGCTTACGGCTACACTGGTCAGAGAAGACGGCCGGGAGGGGGATGTATTCTCGCTGATTGGACCTAAGTTTTACGAGCTGCCATGGAAGACACTGGAGGACCAGGGCTGGATTGCCTCGGTGGAGTGTGTGGAACTGATTGTGCCGATGGCACCGGGCCTCCGGAGCAAATACATCTATGCAGGAGGAAAAGAACAGTTCCGGCTTGCCTCGGGCAATCCCGCCAAGGCGGAGGCGGCTGCGCAGATTGTGGAGGCGCACGCCGGTGCTTCGGTGCTGGTTATCGGCCAGTATCTGGATCAGCTTGAAGAGCTGGCGGAACGCCTGCAGGCGCCTTTGATTACCGGGAAGACGCCGCAGCGCGAGAGGAAAGAACGGTATGCAGCATTTAATGAAGGGCGTCTGCGGGTGCTGGTGGTTTCCAAAGTGGCTAATTTTGCCGTGAATCTTCCCGATGCCTCCGTGGCGATTGAGGTGTCGGGCGCCTTCGGCTCACGGCAGGAGGAGGCACAGCGGCTGGGCCGCATCCTCCGGCCGAAGCCGGATGAGAACAAAGCCTATTTCTATACGCTGGTAACCGGAGACAGCCGGGAGCAGGAATTTGCACTGCGCCGCCGGATGTTTTTAACTGAGCAGGGCTATGAATATGCAGTGAGAATGATAGAGCGGCAGGAGGAGGAAATGGCATGA